The genomic region AATATATCCCCTCTGGTGGCAGCAGCGGCCACCATAAAGGTGCCAGCCTCAATTCGGTCGGGGATAATGCTGTACCGGCCACCGGTTAATTTAGGCACACCCTGAATTTTAATCAGATCGGTACCAGCACCCCGAATTTTAGCTCCCAGGGAGTTTAGGAAGTTAGCCAAATCAACAATTTCCGGTTCTTTGGCCACGTTTTCTATAACTGTTTGGCCCCTGGCCAAACAGGCCGCCATCATAATATTCTCGGTGGCTCCTACGCTGGGAAAATCGAGATACACCCGGGTACCGTGCAGGCCTTGAGTGGTGGCTTGCACCGAACCACGGTCCAGGTTAATCTCTGCCCCCAGAGCGACTAACCCTTTAAAATGCAAATCCATGGGCCGCACACCAATGTTACAACCACCGGGCAATGATATTTGCGACTTTTTATAACGGGCCAGCATGGGTCCTAAAAGTAAGTTAGAAGCTCTTAGTTGTTTTACCAAATTATAGGGGGGTTCTTCGGTTACTTGTTCAGGAGCTTTCAGGGATAAAATATCATTAGCCAACCAGCGTACTTTGGCACCCATGGTGCCCATGATTTCTAACATAATCCGAACATCACTGATATCCGGAACATTTTCTAAAACAACTTCATCCTCCGCCAGCAAAGCACCGCACAGGATAGCCAGGGAAGCGTTTTTAGCGCCACTGATCTTTACCTTGCCATGGAGCGGGTATCCTCCTGCAATTATAAGTTTGCTCAACTGTCTTAACCTCCTAAACTTCTGTCGCTCCCCACACCGTACATGATATTCTCTAAAAGTCTCAATAAATCCTGCAAATTAACTAAATACTGGCTAAAAGTCCTACAATTGGTGCAATTTTTCCTTTTCCATCCCCCATTTTTGATATTTGGCCTCAAACTGCAGCATTTCCATGCCCAACACGGACTGCAGAGCTAGCTCCATGTTTTTACCCCGGGCCAAATTTATCAAAATGGATTTAAGAGCACCTTCGCCGTATTCTTCAGCAATATAACGTACCGCCAAATAAGATTGCCGGTAGGCCAAAGGTTGGTTGGGCAAGTTATCAAAATCCCGGTCCATTTGACTTAATGAATACAGGGGCTGGTCCAGCGAAGCAGCGGGTTCATCAAATTCAAACCCGGTAAGTTTATATTCCTCGTATTGGGCCATCCCCTCGGTAAACCAACGGGTATAATTACCCGCGGTGACATAGTCTACCACCAGGTGGGTAAATTCGTGGGCCATGGGCCCTGATTTTTTAAAGGTTTCCTGGAATGATAAAGGATCCTGGTCCGGAACCCACACGGTTGGTGATAAAACCCTGATCACGCCGGCCCAATATACGCCCATGGCGCTTTCATTGGCCGGCCAACCAAAGTTGCGATTTAATTCTGCCCGGGAGGGGTAGACAATCACGGGAATTTTGCGGGAACTGGAGAAACCATACTTGGCTGCGATGGGGCCGTAAAATTGTTCCGCCGTTGCCAATACCAGTTCGGCATCTTTTCGGTTGCCGTTAGTATAGCGAACAATAAAATGTTGGCCCGTTATGGTCTCCATATCCCGGGTGGTCCAAACAGCCTTTTCTTTTAAACCTTCCCTAAGCAGACTGTAAGTACTGTTACGGATAAAGTTAGGAATTTTCATTAAAAAAACCGCCACTAGAACTAAGGCGGCTAAAACTATGC from Desulfotomaculum nigrificans DSM 574 harbors:
- a CDS encoding peptidase MA family metallohydrolase; translated protein: MPRVNNQELARPSLYIPLGIVLAALVLVAVFLMKIPNFIRNSTYSLLREGLKEKAVWTTRDMETITGQHFIVRYTNGNRKDAELVLATAEQFYGPIAAKYGFSSSRKIPVIVYPSRAELNRNFGWPANESAMGVYWAGVIRVLSPTVWVPDQDPLSFQETFKKSGPMAHEFTHLVVDYVTAGNYTRWFTEGMAQYEEYKLTGFEFDEPAASLDQPLYSLSQMDRDFDNLPNQPLAYRQSYLAVRYIAEEYGEGALKSILINLARGKNMELALQSVLGMEMLQFEAKYQKWGMEKEKLHQL
- the murA gene encoding UDP-N-acetylglucosamine 1-carboxyvinyltransferase, whose amino-acid sequence is MSKLIIAGGYPLHGKVKISGAKNASLAILCGALLAEDEVVLENVPDISDVRIMLEIMGTMGAKVRWLANDILSLKAPEQVTEEPPYNLVKQLRASNLLLGPMLARYKKSQISLPGGCNIGVRPMDLHFKGLVALGAEINLDRGSVQATTQGLHGTRVYLDFPSVGATENIMMAACLARGQTVIENVAKEPEIVDLANFLNSLGAKIRGAGTDLIKIQGVPKLTGGRYSIIPDRIEAGTFMVAAAATRGDILLENVIPRHLEPLSAKLRESNVEVLEGEDSVHVKAIGIEAKNIDIKTMPYPGFPTDMQSQMMSFLSTVPGTSIIVENIFENRFRVADELKRMGANIKVEGRMAVIEGVTELQGAQVKASDLRAGAALVIAGLMAKGETEISNVHFVDRGYTNIEQKLTSLGARIRRE